From Mycolicibacterium nivoides, a single genomic window includes:
- a CDS encoding F420-dependent biliverdin reductase codes for MATSRGKATTKLTSEALAFLTERHLAMLTTLRSDNSPHVVAVGFTFDPKTHIARVITNGGSQKAVNAHERGIAVLSQVDGARWLSLEGKSTVSSEADAVRDAELRYAQRYRTPRVNPRRVVIEVRIERVLGSSELLDRSEG; via the coding sequence ATGGCTACATCTCGTGGCAAGGCAACCACCAAGCTCACCAGCGAAGCACTGGCGTTTCTCACCGAACGCCACCTGGCGATGCTCACCACTCTGCGCTCGGACAATTCCCCGCACGTGGTCGCGGTCGGTTTCACCTTCGATCCCAAGACGCACATCGCGCGGGTCATCACCAACGGCGGCTCGCAGAAGGCGGTGAACGCCCACGAGCGCGGCATCGCGGTGCTGAGCCAGGTCGACGGTGCCCGCTGGCTGTCGTTGGAGGGCAAGTCCACGGTGAGCAGCGAGGCCGACGCGGTCCGCGATGCCGAGCTGCGTTACGCCCAGCGCTACCGCACGCCGCGGGTGAACCCCCGCCGCGTGGTGATCGAGGTACGGATCGAGCGCGTGCTGGGCTCCTCGGAGCTGCTGGACCGCAGCGAAGGGTGA
- a CDS encoding SDR family NAD(P)-dependent oxidoreductase — MDDTAGTDPRVVVIFGGRSEIGVELAVRLAAGAVVVLAARRADQLDEQVAAVQAAGAAAVHTLEFDADDVAGHTRVVEAIETGHGPIDTAVLAFGVLGDQDRAEADPAHAVAVVHTDYVAQVSLLTVLAQRMRAADRGRLVVFSSIAGARARRANYVYGSAKAGLDSFASGLTDALHGTGVQLLIVRPGFVIGRMTDGMEPAPFSSTPAQVADATAKALARGKRAVWVPWVIRPMIFVTRFVPRPIWRKMPR, encoded by the coding sequence ATGGATGACACGGCTGGCACGGATCCACGTGTCGTGGTGATTTTTGGGGGCCGCAGCGAGATCGGCGTCGAACTCGCGGTCCGGCTCGCGGCGGGCGCGGTCGTCGTGCTGGCCGCACGCCGTGCCGATCAACTCGACGAGCAGGTCGCGGCCGTGCAGGCCGCCGGTGCCGCCGCGGTGCACACCCTTGAGTTCGATGCCGACGACGTCGCGGGCCACACCCGCGTGGTCGAGGCGATCGAAACCGGTCACGGACCGATCGACACGGCGGTGCTGGCATTCGGCGTGCTGGGGGATCAGGACCGGGCCGAGGCCGACCCGGCCCACGCCGTGGCCGTCGTGCACACCGACTATGTGGCCCAGGTCAGCCTGCTGACGGTGCTGGCGCAGCGCATGCGTGCCGCCGACCGGGGCCGGCTGGTGGTGTTCTCCTCGATCGCCGGAGCGCGGGCCCGCCGCGCCAACTACGTTTACGGTTCGGCCAAGGCCGGCCTCGACTCGTTCGCCAGCGGCCTGACCGACGCCCTGCACGGCACCGGCGTGCAACTGCTGATCGTGCGGCCCGGATTCGTGATCGGCCGGATGACCGATGGCATGGAACCTGCGCCGTTCTCCAGCACGCCGGCCCAGGTGGCCGACGCCACGGCCAAGGCGCTGGCCCGGGGCAAGCGTGCCGTGTGGGTGCCGTGGGTGATCCGGCCGATGATCTTCGTGACGCGGTTCGTGCCGCGGCCGATCTGGCGGAAGATGCCCCGGTGA
- the cbiE gene encoding precorrin-6y C5,15-methyltransferase (decarboxylating) subunit CbiE, protein MSACAKNGPPVTGTITVVGIGADGMAGLSRTSREELARATVVYGSPRQLDLLDDSVTSDRREWPSPMLPALPALFSDADVHVVASGDPLLHGIGATLIRVFGAQRVRVLPHVSSVTLACSRMGWTVPDTEVISLVTAAPHTAVRRGGRAIVLSRDAQTPATLARLLNESGRGDSELTVLEQLGGPGERRHDGTARDWATSPVDVDDLNVVAVAYLPDERRAQALPDEAFAHDGQLTKQSIRAVTLAALGPRPGELLWDVGSGSGSIAIEWSRSAPGCSAVAFERDEQRRDRILGNVKAFGVRVEVRGGAPESLDGAPEPAVIFVGGGVTQPGLLQACFDRLPSGGRLVVNAVTLESESVVAQWYSKEGGEVRRYQHYRGGAVGGFTGWRPALPVTQWAVVKR, encoded by the coding sequence ATGAGCGCTTGCGCGAAGAACGGACCGCCAGTGACGGGGACGATCACCGTGGTCGGCATCGGGGCCGACGGGATGGCGGGCTTGTCACGCACCTCGCGGGAGGAATTGGCGCGCGCGACCGTGGTCTACGGCTCGCCGCGGCAGCTGGACCTGCTCGACGACAGCGTGACCTCGGACCGTCGAGAATGGCCGTCGCCGATGCTGCCGGCCCTGCCGGCACTGTTCAGCGACGCCGATGTGCACGTGGTGGCCAGCGGGGATCCGCTGCTGCACGGCATCGGCGCGACGCTGATCCGAGTGTTCGGCGCGCAGCGGGTGCGGGTGCTGCCCCATGTGTCGAGCGTGACGCTGGCGTGTTCGCGGATGGGCTGGACGGTGCCCGACACCGAGGTGATCAGCCTGGTCACCGCGGCGCCGCACACCGCGGTGCGCCGTGGCGGGCGGGCGATCGTGCTGTCCCGGGATGCGCAGACCCCGGCCACGCTGGCGCGCCTGTTGAACGAATCCGGCCGGGGCGACTCGGAATTGACCGTGCTGGAGCAGCTGGGCGGCCCGGGGGAGCGCCGCCACGACGGCACGGCCCGGGACTGGGCGACGTCCCCGGTCGACGTGGACGACCTCAACGTGGTGGCAGTGGCCTACCTTCCGGACGAGCGCCGGGCCCAGGCGCTGCCCGACGAGGCGTTCGCCCACGATGGACAACTCACCAAGCAGTCCATCCGGGCCGTCACGCTGGCGGCACTGGGGCCGCGCCCCGGGGAACTGCTGTGGGATGTCGGCTCGGGCTCGGGCAGTATCGCGATCGAATGGTCGCGCAGCGCACCCGGTTGCTCGGCGGTCGCATTCGAACGTGACGAGCAGCGCCGCGATCGGATCTTGGGCAATGTCAAGGCTTTCGGAGTTCGGGTGGAGGTCCGCGGCGGTGCCCCCGAGTCGCTCGACGGGGCGCCCGAACCCGCGGTGATCTTCGTCGGCGGCGGTGTCACCCAACCCGGGTTGCTGCAGGCCTGTTTCGACCGCTTGCCCTCCGGTGGGCGGCTGGTGGTCAACGCGGTCACGCTGGAATCTGAATCGGTTGTGGCGCAATGGTATTCGAAGGAAGGCGGCGAGGTGCGGCGTTATCAGCACTACCGGGGCGGCGCGGTCGGTGGCTTCACCGGTTGGCGGCCGGCGCTGCCGGTGACTCAGTGGGCGGTGGTCAAGCGATGA
- the cobM gene encoding precorrin-4 C(11)-methyltransferase produces the protein MTVYFIGAGPGAADLITVRGARLLGNCPVCLYAGSIMPDDLLALCPPDARVVDTGPLNLDQIIDELVAADRAGVDVARLHSGDPSIYSALAEQCRRLDELGIGYEIVPGVPAFAAVAAALGRELTVPGVAQTVTLSRVATLSTAMPEGEDLRTLSAPGATLVLHLAAAQIDNIVPQLLDGGYGPETPCAVVAFASWPEEIVLRGTLADIAEKMHAAAVTKTAVIVVGDVLAAEGFSDSYLYSSGRRRGATH, from the coding sequence ATGACGGTGTACTTCATCGGGGCCGGCCCGGGTGCCGCCGACCTCATCACGGTGCGCGGTGCGCGACTGCTCGGCAACTGCCCGGTGTGTCTGTACGCCGGGTCGATCATGCCCGACGACCTGTTGGCGTTGTGTCCGCCCGACGCCAGGGTCGTCGACACCGGGCCGCTGAATCTGGACCAGATCATCGACGAGTTGGTCGCCGCGGATCGGGCGGGTGTCGATGTGGCCCGGCTGCATTCCGGTGATCCGTCGATCTACAGCGCGCTGGCCGAGCAGTGTCGCCGGCTCGACGAACTGGGCATCGGATACGAGATCGTGCCCGGTGTACCGGCATTCGCCGCGGTGGCCGCCGCGCTGGGCCGGGAGCTCACCGTCCCCGGCGTCGCCCAGACGGTCACCTTGTCCCGGGTGGCCACCCTGTCCACGGCGATGCCCGAGGGGGAGGACCTGCGTACCCTGTCGGCTCCGGGGGCGACGCTGGTGCTGCACCTGGCCGCGGCTCAGATCGACAACATCGTCCCGCAGCTCCTCGACGGTGGATACGGTCCCGAAACCCCCTGTGCGGTTGTGGCATTCGCCAGCTGGCCGGAGGAGATCGTATTGCGTGGCACGCTCGCCGACATCGCCGAGAAGATGCACGCCGCCGCGGTGACAAAGACCGCGGTGATCGTGGTCGGCGATGTGCTTGCCGCCGAGGGGTTCTCCGACAGTTACCTGTACTCCTCAGGCCGCCGTCGCGGAGCCACGCACTGA
- a CDS encoding cobalt-precorrin-6A reductase, protein MKVLLLGGTGEARALAAALHPQVEVISSLAGRVPDPALPVGPVRIGGFGGVDGMRRWLVDERVDAVVDATHPFAATITAHAAQVCTELGLPHLILARPAWAPGTAIVVGSDREAAETVAGNGYSRVFLTTGRSGTRVFKDADAWFLIRAVTPPDPDTLPAYHQLLLSRGPYDYDGELALLREHRIDALVTKNSGGAMTEPKLRAAESAGVPVVMVDRPALPPGVDSVATVEEAVDWVRAETAG, encoded by the coding sequence ATGAAGGTCCTGCTGCTCGGTGGCACGGGTGAGGCCCGTGCTCTCGCCGCGGCCCTGCACCCGCAGGTTGAGGTGATCAGTTCGCTGGCCGGGCGGGTGCCGGATCCGGCGCTGCCGGTCGGTCCGGTACGCATCGGCGGGTTCGGCGGCGTGGACGGAATGCGCAGGTGGCTGGTCGATGAGCGCGTCGACGCCGTGGTTGACGCCACCCACCCCTTCGCCGCCACCATCACCGCGCACGCGGCGCAGGTGTGCACCGAACTCGGCCTGCCGCACCTGATCCTGGCCCGGCCGGCCTGGGCGCCGGGCACCGCGATCGTGGTGGGATCGGATCGGGAGGCCGCCGAGACCGTGGCGGGGAACGGCTATTCGCGGGTCTTTCTCACCACCGGGCGGTCCGGCACCCGGGTCTTCAAAGACGCCGACGCGTGGTTCCTCATCCGGGCGGTCACCCCGCCGGACCCCGACACGCTGCCTGCCTATCACCAGCTGCTGCTGTCGCGCGGTCCGTATGACTACGACGGGGAGCTGGCCCTGCTGCGCGAGCACCGCATCGACGCGCTGGTGACCAAGAACAGTGGCGGCGCGATGACCGAACCCAAGCTGCGGGCCGCCGAGTCGGCGGGCGTGCCGGTGGTGATGGTGGACCGTCCGGCACTGCCGCCCGGAGTGGACTCGGTGGCCACGGTCGAGGAGGCGGTGGACTGGGTTCGGGCCGAAACCGCAGGCTGA
- a CDS encoding adenylate/guanylate cyclase domain-containing protein, with translation MAETSYAQCGGLSLAYQVFGDGPVDLVYAGSFVSHLELFWTMPEFEAFMERISTFCRVLLYDKAGVGLSDPVPQVRTLDERAAEIEAVMDAAGFGRAVLFGLSEGGPAAMLFAATRPERTQALILAGTFAYFGITEWADFDRDPSELHARILTEMGEDYTPSTRQLATFQEFGRASTSQWGTGTALKLLLPDAGSVRQLGMVERMSASPGMARATLGALFRIDVRSVLPTITAPTLVIHATGDLVPIQGGRYIAARIPGARMLEVDGTDHAPWIANPDEITSEIEEFLTGSHAAPSQSHRALRTVLFTDMVASTQHAAATGDERWRAVLHRMGEITADLTGRFGGVVVKSTGDGHLATFDGPTQAIRCAEALRDQTETMGIEIRAGIHTGECELLDGDIGGIAVHIAARILGLADAGEILVSSTVRDLVVGSGTGFEDRGDVELRGVPGIWRLLAVDRHGARAGTPEAELSSVPTPGPRPTMRRSDQAMAVMARRMPRIVRGIARVTPGTRVTGPPVRR, from the coding sequence GTGGCGGAGACGTCATACGCACAGTGCGGCGGTCTGAGTCTCGCCTACCAGGTATTCGGAGACGGGCCCGTCGACCTTGTCTACGCCGGTTCGTTCGTCAGCCATCTCGAGCTGTTCTGGACGATGCCCGAGTTCGAGGCGTTCATGGAGCGGATCTCGACGTTCTGCCGCGTCCTGCTGTACGACAAGGCCGGCGTCGGGCTGTCGGACCCCGTCCCGCAGGTACGCACGCTCGACGAACGGGCGGCCGAGATCGAGGCCGTGATGGATGCAGCGGGGTTCGGCCGTGCCGTTCTGTTCGGGTTGAGCGAGGGCGGGCCCGCGGCGATGCTGTTCGCGGCGACGCGGCCCGAACGCACCCAGGCCCTGATCCTCGCCGGCACCTTCGCGTACTTCGGTATCACCGAGTGGGCTGACTTCGACCGTGACCCGTCCGAGCTGCACGCGCGGATCCTGACCGAGATGGGCGAGGACTACACGCCCTCGACCCGGCAGCTCGCCACCTTTCAGGAATTCGGCCGCGCCAGCACCTCGCAGTGGGGTACCGGCACGGCACTCAAACTCCTGCTCCCGGACGCCGGTTCGGTGCGCCAGCTCGGGATGGTCGAGCGGATGAGTGCCAGCCCGGGAATGGCCCGGGCCACGCTGGGGGCACTGTTCCGGATCGATGTGCGGTCGGTCCTGCCGACGATCACGGCGCCGACTCTGGTCATCCATGCCACCGGCGATCTGGTCCCCATCCAGGGCGGGCGGTATATCGCCGCCCGCATACCGGGTGCGCGGATGCTTGAGGTGGACGGCACCGACCATGCACCCTGGATTGCCAACCCAGACGAGATCACCAGCGAGATCGAGGAATTCCTCACCGGCAGCCATGCCGCACCGTCGCAGTCCCACCGGGCGCTGCGCACGGTGCTGTTCACCGACATGGTGGCCTCCACCCAACACGCCGCGGCCACAGGTGACGAGCGGTGGCGGGCGGTGCTGCATCGGATGGGGGAGATCACCGCTGACCTGACCGGTCGATTCGGTGGTGTCGTGGTGAAGAGCACCGGTGACGGACACCTCGCCACATTCGACGGTCCGACACAGGCGATCCGCTGCGCCGAGGCGCTGCGCGATCAGACCGAAACCATGGGCATCGAGATCCGCGCGGGCATCCACACCGGCGAATGCGAGCTGCTGGACGGCGATATCGGGGGAATCGCCGTCCACATCGCGGCGCGCATCCTCGGGTTGGCCGACGCGGGGGAGATTCTGGTGTCGAGCACCGTCCGCGATCTGGTCGTGGGCTCGGGAACCGGCTTCGAGGATCGCGGCGACGTCGAGCTGCGTGGGGTGCCGGGCATCTGGCGGCTCCTGGCGGTCGATCGACACGGTGCGCGGGCCGGAACGCCCGAAGCGGAGCTGTCCTCGGTGCCGACGCCTGGTCCGAGGCCCACAATGCGCCGATCGGATCAGGCCATGGCGGTGATGGCACGGCGGATGCCTCGGATCGTGCGGGGGATCGCCCGGGTCACCCCGGGCACCCGCGTCACGGGACCGCCGGTCAGGCGTTGA
- a CDS encoding aminoglycoside phosphotransferase family protein: MPRSIPGKPAEVTAGWLSQILGIEVDSVRTAPIGTGQTGATYRVTVTYRDDAALPGTFAVKLPSQDDTVRDRVTIGYRSEHAFYTNVARHVRIPVPQCHHCEIAGEGADFVLLLADMAPAEQGDQIAGCTPAEATLAVRALADLHGPTWADPQWANFPGIAMPKPEPDSAKGFGDVAKMAADITLDKIGARLSTEDQDTMRAAMSVVTPWLLAEPDRFAVLHGDYRLDNMLFDPDRTRITVVDWQTLGSGLPARDLSYFTATSLDPTVRAATEADLVTAYHDRLLSHGVTGYDRETCWQDYRLGMLQAPLITVLGTAFASSTERGDDMMVVMAQRGCQAIRDLGTLDLINA, encoded by the coding sequence ATCCCCAGGTCCATTCCGGGCAAGCCCGCCGAGGTGACCGCCGGATGGCTGTCGCAAATCCTGGGTATCGAGGTGGATTCGGTGCGGACCGCACCGATCGGCACGGGCCAGACCGGTGCCACCTACCGGGTCACCGTCACCTACCGCGACGACGCCGCCCTCCCGGGCACTTTCGCGGTCAAGCTGCCGTCGCAGGACGACACCGTGCGTGACCGCGTCACCATCGGATACCGCTCCGAGCACGCCTTCTACACCAATGTGGCCCGCCACGTGCGGATCCCGGTCCCGCAGTGTCACCACTGCGAAATCGCCGGCGAGGGAGCCGATTTCGTGTTGCTCCTGGCCGATATGGCACCGGCCGAGCAAGGTGATCAGATCGCCGGGTGCACCCCGGCCGAGGCCACCCTGGCAGTCCGGGCACTCGCGGATCTGCACGGGCCGACCTGGGCCGACCCGCAATGGGCGAACTTCCCCGGTATCGCCATGCCCAAGCCGGAACCCGACTCCGCCAAGGGATTCGGAGACGTCGCCAAGATGGCCGCCGACATCACTCTGGACAAAATCGGCGCACGACTGAGCACCGAGGACCAGGACACCATGCGCGCGGCGATGTCGGTCGTCACCCCGTGGCTGCTGGCCGAACCGGACCGGTTCGCCGTCCTGCACGGCGACTACCGCCTGGACAACATGCTGTTCGACCCCGACCGCACCCGGATCACCGTGGTGGACTGGCAGACGCTCGGGTCGGGCCTTCCGGCGCGAGACCTGTCGTATTTCACCGCGACCAGCCTGGACCCCACCGTCCGGGCCGCCACCGAAGCCGATCTGGTCACGGCCTACCACGACCGGCTGCTGTCACACGGGGTCACCGGCTATGATCGCGAAACCTGTTGGCAGGATTACCGTCTGGGCATGCTGCAGGCGCCGCTGATCACCGTGCTCGGCACCGCCTTCGCCAGCTCCACCGAGCGCGGGGACGACATGATGGTGGTGATGGCGCAGCGCGGTTGCCAGGCCATCCGCGACCTCGGCACGCTCGATCTGATCAACGCCTGA